The genomic stretch GCAGCGGGTGCGCGACCAGATCGATCCACAGCGCGACCTGGGGCACAACGATCGGGTGCAGTAAAAGGCACTGCCGGCGCGGAGCCGGCAGTGACGGGCGGTTTACTTGGCCGCCATCTTGTTTTTGATCCAGCCGACGACGAGCGTCAAAACCAGGCCGCCCACGCCACCGCCGACAATATTGCTGCCGACGGCGGCAACGTCCAGCGCCCCGCCGGCGGGCATGCCGCTGATGGCTGTGATGATCTGCCCCAGCACCAGGCCGCCGACGCCGCCGAGTACCGTATTGAGCCCGGAGCCCAGGCCTTGCTTGCTCAGGCCGGCGATGTTGCCGCCGACCGCGCCACTGATGATCTGAATGATCAGGGTGATGAACATGTCCATGGTGAAACTCCTGCATTGCGTTAGGGGAGCGACCACTCGCATGCAGCAACTTCAAGGATCACGGCTGTCGTCGAGGAGTCTGTATCCGTTGAACGACTGCTGACTGTTGCGGATACAAAAAAGTATAGATCAGGCCGCAGCCGCCGGCTGTCGGGCCTTGGCGGGGCGGCTCATCAGGCCGGAGACGACGATGGCGGCAATGATCAGCGAGCCGCCCAGCAGCATACGCAGGGTCGGGGTTTCGCTGAATAGCAGCCAGGCCACGGTGATGCCGTAGACCGGCTCCATGGCGAACACCACCGCGGCGGTCCGCGCCTTGAGCACCTTGAGGCTGGCGACAAACAGACTGTGGGCCAGGCCGGTACAGAACACCCCCAGCAGGCCGATCCATAGCCAGTCGAGGGCGCGCACTTCGCCGAGGCCTTCAGCTGCGACGGGCAGCAGGCACAGGGCGACCACCACGTTCTGGCACAGGGCTGCCTGCACCGGGGGAATGCTGGCGCTGGCCCGGTTGTTCAACGAGAGCAGCGAGAACAACAGGCCCGAGAGCACGGCCCAGATCAGGCCGCTGGTGGCCTGGCTGGCGAGGTCGAAGTCCGGGGTGACCAGCACCAGGCCGACGCTGACGAGTACCACCAGCACCATTTCATTGGCGCGAATCCGCTCGCGGAAGATCAGGCCTTCGAGGATCACCGTGAACGCCGGGAACGTGGCAAATCCCAGCGTCGCAATCGCCACGCCTGCCACTTTCACCGCAATAAAGAAGCTCACCCAGTGCCCGGCCAGCAGCAAGCCGCTGAGCAGCAGGCGGCGCAGGTCGGCGCGGTACAGTTTTTGCCAAGGTGTGTTGCTGGCAAAACGGGCAAACAGCACCAGGGCGAGTACCGCGAAAGCGGCACGCCCAAACACGATAATGCTCGGCGATGCAACGGCAAGCTTGCCGAAGACGCCGGTAAGGCCAAACATCAATGCACCGATGTGCAGGGCGCCGAGGGCAGTGCGGGGAGTCATGACAGTCCTTAAAGCAGTCAGCAGGCAGGCATCCAGTCTAGAGCGCAGTGCGCGGGGGTGTCTGTCGCGCGAATCGCCGGTTTTAGCGCAAGACTAGCGCCCATTGTCGAGCCGGCGCAGGGCCCCGGGCGAGCGGCCGAACTCGCGCAGCATCGCTGCAGCAAACGCACTTTGTGAACCATAGCCGACCCGCGCGGCAATCTCGCCAATGGGCAGGAGGCTGTCGCGCAATAACCCGCGGGCCATGTGCAGGCGCCGGTTGCGGATGTAGTCCATGGGTGTCAGCCCGCATTCGGTGACAAAGCGTGCGTGCAGGCGGGCGACGGACATATCTGCCAGCCGCGCCAGATCAGCGACTTGCAGCGGGTAGGCCGCATGCTGGTCGATATGTGCATTGAATGCACCATAAGGCAGGCGCCGCGGGCCCGCGTGCGCTGGCGACTGGCCATTGAGGGTCGCCAATAACAGCACCGCACCTTGCTGGGCGATCAGCGGGTCATCCAGTGCGCTGCTCGCCAGCCAGTTGACCAATTGGCCCTGGCGGGCATCCAGGTTCACCCGTGCCGGCTGGTCCAGCAGGCGGCGACTGGACTCTGCGTGCTCGCCCAGCGAGTGCATCACCCACTGTTCGTCGGGCACATCCAGCACCAGGCACTGGCTGCCCCGGGGGCTGCCACAGCTGTGATGGGTGGAGAAAGGCAGGACCATCACCCCTTGCGGGCAAACTTCGCCGCCGATGCCTTCCACCTCGAAATCCAGGCGGCCGGCCAGGCCAAACACCAGTTGCGCGTGGTCATGGCTATGGGCGATCAGGTCGTGGGTGTAATGGCGCAGCGTGAGGGTCGGTCTCATCGCAATCTCCCGGGCAGGCCGGCAGTTTACACCGCCCGACGGGCGGTGGGCGCTGTCATCTGACTGACGCAAGAGTGTCATGGGCTGTTAATTGCCCGGGAGCAAGCTGGCGAAAACACCCTTGAGGTATGCCATGACCAGCGCCGAGCTCGCCAAACCCAGCCGCAAGCAACGTGTCCGTACCCTGTGGATCTCCGACGTGCACCTGGGCACCCGGGACTGCCAGGCCGAACATCTGTCGCAGTTCCTCAAGGGCTACCACGCCGACAAGGTCTACCTGGTGGGCGATATCATCGACGGCTGGAAAATGCGCGGCGGCATGTATTGGCCCCAGGCCCACACCAACGTGATCCGTCGCCTGCTGACCATGAGCAAGCGCGGCACCGAGGTGATCTACGTCACCGGCAACCACGACGAGTTCCTGCGCCGCTACTCAAAGCTGATCCTGGGCAATATCCAGTTGGTGGACGAAGCGGTGCATGTGACCGCCGATGGCCGGCATTTGCTGGTGATTCATGGCGACCAGTTCGACGTGATCACCCGCTATCACCGCTGGCTGGCGTTTCTGGGGGATTGGGCCTACGAATTCACCCTGACCCTCAACCGTTGGCTGAACCACTGGCGGGCGCGCTACGGGTATGGCTACTGGTCGCTGTCGGCGTACCTCAAGCACAAGGTGAAGACGGCGGTGAGCTTTATCAGCGATTTCGAGGAAGCCATCGCCCATGAAGTGACCAAGCGCGAGTTGCATGGCGTGGTGTGCGGGCATATCCATCACGCCGAGATTCGCAAGGTGGGCGAGGTGGATTACCTCAATTGCGGGGATTGGGTGGAGTCGTGCACGGCGTTGATCGAGCACTGGGATGGGCATATCGAGCTGTATCGGCTGGCCGACGCCCAGGCCAAAGAGGCGCAGGTCAAGGCCGAGATGGTTGCAGGCTGAAGATCGCCTCGGTCAAAAATGTGGGAGCGGGCTTGCTCGCGAATGCGGTGTATCAGTCAGCATATCCAGCACTGATCCGCCGCATTCGCGAGCAAGCCCGCTCCCACATGTTGGATGGTGTTTTGCCTTAGGGCTTACAAACGTCTGCAATGGCCTCGGCCAGCAGCCCCAGGCGCGTCTCATCAATCCCGGCCACGTTGGCCCGGCCGGAACTGACCATGTACACGCTGTGTTTTTCCCGCAGTTGTTTGACCTGTTCGGCGCTCAGGCCGGTATAGGAAAACATCCCGCGCTGCACGCCCACATGGGCAAACCGTTCGGACAGCCCATGGGGCACCAGTGCTTCGACCAGGCCCGAACGCAGTTGCGCGATGCGCGAGCGCATGCCTTCGACTTCTGCACTCCAGAGTTGTTTGAGCGCGGTATCCCCGAGAATGGTCGCGACCACGGCGGCCCCGTGATCCGGTGGTGTCGACCACAGGTTGCGTGCGATAAACGCCAGTTGGCTGCGTACATCCAGCAACTTCTGCGCATCGTTGGCGCATACGATCAGCGCGCCGACACGGTCGCTGTACAAGCCGAAATTCTTCGAGCAGGAACTGGTGATCAGCACCTCAGGCAGCTCCTCGGCAAACAAACGCACCGCCCATGCGTCCTGCTCCAGGCCATCGCCAAAACCCTGGTAGGCAAAGTCGATCAGCGGCAGCAGTTGGCGCTCGCGCACAATCTGCAGCACCTGGCGCCAGTCGTCCTGGGACAGGTCGAAACCGGTGGGGTTATGGCAGCAGGCGTGCAGCACCACCACGTCGCCATCGGGCACGGTGGCCAGGGTGGCGAGCATGGCTGGCACGTCCAGGCGGTTGTCACTGCCCACGTAGGGGTAATGGCTGACCTTGAGCCCGGCCTTGGCGAAGATGGTTTCGTGGATCGGCCACGTCGGGTTGCTCAACCACACGCCACGGCCGGGCAGGCTGTGGGCGATAAAGTCGGCGCCAAGGCGCAGGGCACCGGTGCCCCCCGGGGTTTGCGTGGCGCCGGCGCGTTGTGCCTTGAGCAGCGCCGAGCCGGCGCCGAGCACCAGTTCACTGACCAGGCGACCGAAAGCCGGGTCGCCATGCCCGCCGATGTAGGTCTTGGTGGTTTGCTGCTCGACCAGGCGCTGCTCGGCACGTTTTACCGCCTGCAGGATCGGGGTCAGGCCCTGGGCATCTTTGTAGACGCCCACGCCGAGGTCGAATTTTTGCGGGTTGGTGTCCTTGGCATAGGACTCCATCAGCCCCAGGATCGGATCACCAGGCACCCGGCCAATCGCGGCGAAATGCATCACTTGCGGCCCTCGGCATCCTTGGCCACTTCGTCGGTGCGGGCGGCCATGATGAAGTCGTTGCGGTGCAGGCCCTTGATGGAGTGGCTCCACCAGGTCACGGTGACTTTGCCCCATTCGGTCAGCAGGCCTGGGTGATGGCCTTCGGCTTCGGAGATCTCGCCCATGGCGTTGGTGAAGGCCAGGGCGAATTTGAAGTTCTTGAACAGGAAGACTTTTTCCAGCTGCATCACGCCGTCGCGCACTTCGATGTTCCAGTCAGGGATCTGCTTGATCAGTACCGGCAGTTCTTCGTCGCTGACTTGCGGGGCGTCGGCGCGGCAGGCTTCGCAATGGGCTTGGTTCAAGGTGGTCATAAAGGTGTTCCTGAAATCGAGTATGTGGAATTCGGTTGCCAGTCGCGTCACCCTAAAGCAACACGCGGCCAGGGAACAGGCTCACCTGGCCTTTAAAGCATCAGTTCAAGCCGCCTTGGGCTTGGGCGGGAACAGCGGCGCGTGCAGACCCAACTGCATACCGCGCTCGACCATGCCCATGATGTCTTCCTGGGCCACTTCAAACAGGCGCTTGAGGCTGGGCAGGACGAAATACAGCGGCTGCAGGATGTCGATGCGATACGGCGTGCGCATGGCTTCCAGCGGGTCGAAGGCCTGGTGCTTGGGCTCATCCGAGAGGCAGTACACCGTCTCCTTGGGCGACGACAGGATGCCGCCACCGTAGATGCGCCGACCTTCAGGCGTGTCCACCAGGCCGAACTCGATGGTCATCCAGTACAGGCGCGCCAGGTACACCCGTTGCTCCTTGGTGGCCGCGAGGCCGAGCTTGCCGTAGGTGTGGGTGAATTCGGCGAACCAGGGGTTGGTCAGCAGTGGGCAGTGGCCGAAAATCTCGTGGAAAATATCCGGTTCTTGCAGGTAGTCCAGCTCTTCACGGGTGCGAATAAAGGTCGCCACCGGAAACTGCTTGCTGGCAAGCAATTCAAAGAAGGTCTGGAAGGGGATCAGTGCCGGCACCCGCGCCACTTGCCAGCCGGTGGTTTCGGCCAGCACTTTGTTGATTTGCGCCAGTTGCGGAATGCGGTCATGGGGCAGGCCGAGTTTGTCGATGCCGTCCAGGTATTCCTGGCAGGCGCGACCCTCGATCACTTTCAGCTGGCGAGTGATCAGGGTGTTCCACACCGCATGTTCTTCGGGCGGGTAGTGGATAAAACCTTGCGCATCGGGCTCGCGGGCCACGTATTGCGTCTGCTTCATACGGCTCTCCTGCTAGGCATTCGTTCTTGTTATGTCCTGCTATGGGCTTATTGATACTCCGCCTGGCCGTGGATTCCACCTGGTTCTAAGGGATGGATGTAGGAAAAATCGGTATTTTTCGTAAAGTATTCGTTACGATTTGGCCGTTGCGCACCTGGCATTGGGATTTTCGGGTTTGAAAAGGCGGTTGGCTGTCACATAATCTTGACGACTATCTGCGTCCGGCGACAAAAAGACGCAGCCCGATCAGCCCTCCTACAACAAACCGGGCCTTTACATGCGTATTAAAGTGCATTGCCAGAACCGCATCGGCATCCTGCGGGACATCCTCAACCTGTTGGTGGAATACGGCGTCAACGTGGCCAAGGGCGAGGTTGGCGGTGAGCACGGCAATGCCATTTACCTGTATTGCCCGAACCTGGTGAACATGCAGTTCCAGGCCTTGCGCCCGCAGTTCGAGGCGATTGCCGGAGTGTTTGGCGTCAAGCGGGTAGGGCTGATGCCCAGCGAGCGTCGGCATATGGAACTCAACGCCTTGCTCGGGGCGTTGGAGTTCCCGGTGCTGTCCATCGACATGGGCGGCTCGATTGTCGCGGCCAACCGCGCGGCGGCGCAGTTGCTCGGGGTGCGGGTGGACGAAGTGCCAGGCATTCCCTTGTCGCGCTACGCCGAGGATTTCGACCTGCCGGAGCTGGTGCGCGCGAGCAAGTCGCGGATCAATGGCTTGCGGGTCAAGGTCAAGGGCGATGTGTTCCTGGCCGACATCGCCCCGTTGCAATCTTCCGAGCATGACGACAGCGAAGCCATGGCCGGCGCCGTGCTGACCCTGCACCGTGCCGACCGCGTCGGTGAGCGGATCTACAATGTGCGCAAGCAGGAGCTGCGGGGCTTTGACAGCATTTTCCAAAGCTCCAGAGTCATGGCTGCTGTGGTGCGTGAAGCGCGGCGTATGGCGCCCCTCGATGCGCCCCTATTAATAGAAGGCGAGACCGGCACCGGCAAGGAGCTGCTGGCGCGCGCCTGTCACCTGGCCAGCCCGCGCGGGCAGTCGCCGCTGATGGCGCTCAACTGCGCGGGGCTGCCGGAGTCGATGGCCGAGACCGAGCTGTTTGGCTATGGTCCAGGCGCGTTTGAAGGGGCACGGGCGGAGGGCAAGCTGGGGCTGTTGGAGCTGACGGCGGGCGGTACGTTGTTTCTCGATGGCGTGGGCGAAATGAGCGCGCGGTTGCAGGTCAAGTTGCTGCGCTTTCTGCAGGACGGTTGCTTTCGTCGCGTAGGCAGCGATGAAGAGGTCTACTTGGATGTGCGGGTGATCTGCGCGACCCAGGTGGACTTGTCGGAACTGTGTGCCCGCGGGGAGTTTCGTCAGGACCTGTATCACCGGCTCAATGTGTTGTCGTTGCATATCCCGCCGCTGCGCGAGTGCCTCGACGGTTTGCCGCCGCTGGTCGAGCACTTTATCGACCAGGCCAGCCGCTTGATTGGTTGCCCGTTGCCCAAGCTGGCACCGGCGGCCATGGAACGGCTCAGTCACTACCATTGGCCGGGCAATGTGCGGCAGTTGGAAAACGTGCTGTTCCAGGCGGTGTCGCTGTGTGAGGGTGGCACGGTCAAGGCTGAGCATATTCGCTTGCCGGATTACGGCGTGCGCCAGCCGCTGGGTGATTTTTCCCTGGAGGGCGGCTTGGAAGAGATTGTCGGGCGGTTTGAAAAGGCGGTGCTGGAGAGTTTGTATGCCGAGCACCCCAGCAGTCGGCTGCTGGGCAAGCGCCTGGGGGTGTCCCACACCACTATCGCCAATAAGTTGCGTGATTACGAAGTGCTCAAGGCCGACAAATAAGCCCCTGGCCCAACACGGTAAAAATGTGGGAGCAAGCAAGCCCGCTCCCACAATGGACCTGTGTCAAGGCCAAGACCGGTGCTTGCCGCAAGCGGCAGAACTCCGCCGTTTTTCCGACTCCCTGCCATCCCCTCATCCACCTTCAATCCTACGCAACCCCTTGCCCCACCTGGCTTTCCCCCACTTTTAAAAAGTTGGTGCGCAAATTGCTAAAGACTCCTCAGTACATCGGTGGGCGGCAAGCGTCCGTCAGTAAGAGGAATGAGCGTGGACAAGTACCTTTATGTGGCAATGACCGGCGCCAGCCAGAATGCGCTGGCGCAAAAGGCCCATGCCAACAACCTGGCGAACATTTCCACCAACGGTTTTCAGCGTGACCTGGAACAGGCCCGCTCGATGCCGGTGTTTGGTGACAGCTTTCCGGCGCGGGCCTTTGCCCTGACCGAGCGCCCAGGCACTGATTTTTCCCCTGGCTCGATGGTCGAGACCGGTCGTGACCTGGACGTTGCCGTCGGTGGTGATGGCTGGATCGCGGTGCAAACCCCAGATGGCGGCGAAGCCTACGTGCGCACCGCCAGCATGAATATCGATGCACTCGGCGTGCTGCGGGCCGGCAACGGCATGCCGATCATGGGCAATGGCGGGCCGATTTCGGTGCCGCCCGAGCAGAAGGTCGAGGTCGGCGAAGACGGCACCATCAGTATCCGCGCCATGGGTGAAGGCCCGCGGGTGATGGCTGTAGTGGACCGTATCAAGCTGGTCAAGCCGGACCTGGCCAACATGACCAAGGGCCTGGACGGCGCGATCCACACCAAGGACGGCCAGCCGGCAGTGGCCGATGCCAGCGTCAAGGTGAACTCGGGCTTCCTGCAGTCGAGCAACGTCAACGCCGTCGAAGAAATGACCGCCGTGCTGGCCCTGTCCAAGCAGTTCGAGCTGCACGTGAAAATGATGAACAGCGCCAAAGAAGACGACCAGGCCATGACCCGCGTCATGCAGATGAGCTGATTGCAGCACCACTGATTACCAATTTCGTAACGCGGCGCCAACAAACAGGCGCACGAAGGAGAACAGCATGCTTCCGGCTCTATGGGTTGCCAAAACCGGTCTGTCCGCCCAGGACACCAACCTGACCGTTATTTCCAACAACCTGGCGAACGTTTCGACCACGGGCTTCAAACGTGATCGCGCCGAGTTCCAGGACCTGCTCTATCAGATCAAGCGTCAGCCGGGTGCCCAGTCGACCCAGGACAGCGAGTTGCCGTCGGGCCTGCAAGTGGGTACCGGTGTGTCCATCGTCGGTACCCAGAAGAACTTCACCGCCGGCAACCTGCAACAGACCGGACAGCCGCTGGACATGGCGATCAACGGCCGTGGCTTCTTCCAGATCCTGCAACCGGATGGCACTACTTCCTACACCCGTGACGGTACTTTCCACCTGGACTCCAACGGCCAGGTCGTGACGGCCAACGGCTTTGCCCTGGAGCCGGCGATTGTCGTGCCCAACGATGCCCAGACCTTTACGGTCGGCGCCGACGGTACCGTATCCATCACCATTGCCGGCAACCCGGCCTCCCAAGTGATCGGTAACCTGCAGACCGCCGACTTCATCAATCCGGCAGGCCTGCAAGCCACCGGCAACAACCTGTTCCTGGAAACCGCCGCCAGCGGCGCGCCGCAAGTCGGCACCCCGGGTCTCAACGGGTTTGGCACCACCCTGCAAAGCACCCTGGAAACCTCCAACGTCAGCACCGTGGAAGAAATGGTCAACATGATCACCACCCAGCGCGCCTACGAGATGAACTCCAAGGTGATTTCCACTGCCGACCAGATGCTTTCGTTCGTTACGCAGAATCTGTAATCCAGTCTATGGGGCGCTCAAAAGGCGCCTGCAACACCGTGAGGTAAGGGTCATGAGTCGCTTTGTTTCTGTTCTGGCATTGAGTGGGATTGCCGTGCTCGCGGGTTGTGTCGCCCCGACGCCAAAACCCAATGACCCGTACTACGCGCCGGTGTTGCCGCGCACGCCGCTGCCTGCCGCCGCCAACAACGGCTCGATCTACCAGGCCGGTTTCGAACAGAACCTGTACAGCGACCGCAAGGCGTTCCGGGTCGGGGACATCATCACCATCACCCTGAACGAGCGCACCACGGCGAGCAAGAACGCCAACTCCCAGGTGGCCAAGAACAGCAAGACCGGCATCGGCCTGACCTCACTGTTTGGCGGTGGCTTGAACACCAACAACCCCCTGGGCAGCGGTGACCTGAGCCTGGACGTGGGCTACAGCGGTGACCGCGCCACCAACGGCAGCAGCAAGGCCGGGCAGGGCAACAGCCTGGTGGGTTCGATCACCGTGACGGTGGCCGATGTACTGCCCAACGGCATCATCGCCGTGCGCGGCGAAAAATGGATGACCCTCAACACCGGTGACGAACTGGTGCGCATCGCCGGCATGGTGCGGGCGGACGATATCGCCACCGACAACACTGTGCCGTCCACGCGGATTGCCGATGCACGCATTACCTATTCGGGTACGGGTTCGTTTGCCGACGCCAGTCAGCCGGGTTGGTTCGACCGTTTCTTCCTTAGCCCGCTGTTCCCTTTCTAGGTGATCACTTTGAATCTCAAACAGCTGATGGCCGCGCTGTTGTTGCTCTCCCTGAGCGCCGCTGCCCAGGCCGAACGCCTGAAAGACATCGCCAGCATTTCTGGGGTGCGCACCAACCAGTTGATCGGCTACGGCCTGGTGGTGGGGCTCAACGGTACGGGCGACCAGACCACCCAGACCCCGTTCACCCTGCAGACGTTCAACAACATGCTCTCGCAGTTCGGGATCAAGGTGCCGCCAGGCTCGGGCAACGTGCAGTTGAAAAACGTCGCGGCGGTGTCGATCAGTGCCGACCTGCCGGCGTTCTCCAAGCCGGGGCAGGTGGTGGATATCACTGTGTCGTCCATTGGTAACTCGAAAAGCCTGCGCGGTGGCACCCTGCTGATGACGCCGCTCAAAGGGATCGACGGCAATGTCTACGCCATTGCCCAGGGCAACCTGGTGGTGGGTGGGTTTGATGCCGAAGGGCGCGACGGTTCGAAGATCACCGTCAACGTGCCATCGGCCGGGCGGATTCCCGGTGGTGCCACGGTGGAGCGCACGGTGCCCAGCGGCTTCAACCAGGGCAACAGCCTGACCCTGAACCTCAACCGTTCAGACTTCACCACTGCCAAGCGCGTGGTGGACAAGATCAACGACATGCTCGGCCCTGGCGTGGCCCAGGCCATCGATGGTGGCTCGATCCGCGTGACTGCGCCGCTGGACCCTAGCCAGCGTGTGGATTACCTGTCGATCCTGGAGAACCTTGAGGTCGATCCAGGCCAGGCCGTGGCCAAGGTCATCATCAACTCACGCACCGGCACCATCGTGATCGGGCAGAACGTCAAGGTGTCGCCAGCGGCCGTGACCCATGGCAGCCTGACCGTGACCATTACCGAAGACCCGATTGTCAGCCAGCCAGGGCCGTTGTCCGGTGGTCAGACCGCCGTGGTCCCGCGTTCCCGGGTCAATGCCCAGCAAGAAGCCAAGCCGATGTTCAAGTTCGGCCCCGGCACCACCCTGGATGAAATCGTCCGTGCGGTGAACCAGGTGGGCGCGGCGCCCGGCGACTTGATGGCGATCCTCGAAGCCCTGAAACAGGCCGGCGCCTTGCAAGCCGACCTGATCGTGATTTGAGGCCCTGATCATGGACATGCGCAAGAGCGGCATCGCCAGTACGGCAGACTCGGGCTCCTACTCCGACCTCAACCGGCTTAACCAGCTCAAGTTCGGTGACAAGAACAGCGAAGGCAATATGCGCAAGGTGGCGCAGGAGTTCGAGTCGCTGTTTCTCAACGAGATGCTCAAGTCCATGCGCTCGGCCACCGATGCCCTGGGCAAGGACAACCCGCTGAACACCCCGGCGGCCAAGCAGTATCAGGAAATGTACGACCAGCAATTGGCGGTCTCGCTGTCCCGCGAGGGCGGCGGTATTGGCCTGGCGGACGTGCTGTTGCGCCAGATGCAAAAGAACAAACCAGTGGAAGGGCAGGCCTCGACGTTGCAGGGCCCGGACGCGGTCGAGAAGAAAGTCGACGTGCCGACGCCGATTGCCGCCGGCACCCAAGCGGATGGCCCGCTGGGCCGTTCCAATGGCCAGCGCGCACTATGGGCGGCGCGGGTCGAGGTGGTGCCACGGGCCGATGACGGCACCCTGCGCAATGACATGGCCCTGATGAATCAGCGGCGCATCGCCTTGCCGAGCAAACTCACTGATCGCCTGCTGGCCGGTATCGTGCCGGGCGTCGAGGCGACGGGGGCTGCCAAGGCTGCGCCATTGCGCAACAGTGCCGCCGAAGATGGCGTGATCAAGGGGGCCGCGCGCACGTTTGCCGCCCACGATTCGCGCATGCAGATCTACGGTCGTGCCGTGGCCCAGCCACCGTTGGCCCCGGCGAAAAAGGCCTTCAGTTCGCAAGACGAGTTTGTCGCCACCATGCTGCCCATGGCCAAGCAGGCG from Pseudomonas fluorescens encodes the following:
- a CDS encoding DMT family transporter codes for the protein MTPRTALGALHIGALMFGLTGVFGKLAVASPSIIVFGRAAFAVLALVLFARFASNTPWQKLYRADLRRLLLSGLLLAGHWVSFFIAVKVAGVAIATLGFATFPAFTVILEGLIFRERIRANEMVLVVLVSVGLVLVTPDFDLASQATSGLIWAVLSGLLFSLLSLNNRASASIPPVQAALCQNVVVALCLLPVAAEGLGEVRALDWLWIGLLGVFCTGLAHSLFVASLKVLKARTAAVVFAMEPVYGITVAWLLFSETPTLRMLLGGSLIIAAIVVSGLMSRPAKARQPAAAA
- a CDS encoding helix-turn-helix transcriptional regulator translates to MRPTLTLRHYTHDLIAHSHDHAQLVFGLAGRLDFEVEGIGGEVCPQGVMVLPFSTHHSCGSPRGSQCLVLDVPDEQWVMHSLGEHAESSRRLLDQPARVNLDARQGQLVNWLASSALDDPLIAQQGAVLLLATLNGQSPAHAGPRRLPYGAFNAHIDQHAAYPLQVADLARLADMSVARLHARFVTECGLTPMDYIRNRRLHMARGLLRDSLLPIGEIAARVGYGSQSAFAAAMLREFGRSPGALRRLDNGR
- a CDS encoding UDP-2,3-diacylglucosamine diphosphatase, with the protein product MTSAELAKPSRKQRVRTLWISDVHLGTRDCQAEHLSQFLKGYHADKVYLVGDIIDGWKMRGGMYWPQAHTNVIRRLLTMSKRGTEVIYVTGNHDEFLRRYSKLILGNIQLVDEAVHVTADGRHLLVIHGDQFDVITRYHRWLAFLGDWAYEFTLTLNRWLNHWRARYGYGYWSLSAYLKHKVKTAVSFISDFEEAIAHEVTKRELHGVVCGHIHHAEIRKVGEVDYLNCGDWVESCTALIEHWDGHIELYRLADAQAKEAQVKAEMVAG
- a CDS encoding amino acid aminotransferase encodes the protein MMHFAAIGRVPGDPILGLMESYAKDTNPQKFDLGVGVYKDAQGLTPILQAVKRAEQRLVEQQTTKTYIGGHGDPAFGRLVSELVLGAGSALLKAQRAGATQTPGGTGALRLGADFIAHSLPGRGVWLSNPTWPIHETIFAKAGLKVSHYPYVGSDNRLDVPAMLATLATVPDGDVVVLHACCHNPTGFDLSQDDWRQVLQIVRERQLLPLIDFAYQGFGDGLEQDAWAVRLFAEELPEVLITSSCSKNFGLYSDRVGALIVCANDAQKLLDVRSQLAFIARNLWSTPPDHGAAVVATILGDTALKQLWSAEVEGMRSRIAQLRSGLVEALVPHGLSERFAHVGVQRGMFSYTGLSAEQVKQLREKHSVYMVSSGRANVAGIDETRLGLLAEAIADVCKP
- a CDS encoding 4a-hydroxytetrahydrobiopterin dehydratase codes for the protein MTTLNQAHCEACRADAPQVSDEELPVLIKQIPDWNIEVRDGVMQLEKVFLFKNFKFALAFTNAMGEISEAEGHHPGLLTEWGKVTVTWWSHSIKGLHRNDFIMAARTDEVAKDAEGRK
- the phhA gene encoding phenylalanine 4-monooxygenase, whose product is MKQTQYVAREPDAQGFIHYPPEEHAVWNTLITRQLKVIEGRACQEYLDGIDKLGLPHDRIPQLAQINKVLAETTGWQVARVPALIPFQTFFELLASKQFPVATFIRTREELDYLQEPDIFHEIFGHCPLLTNPWFAEFTHTYGKLGLAATKEQRVYLARLYWMTIEFGLVDTPEGRRIYGGGILSSPKETVYCLSDEPKHQAFDPLEAMRTPYRIDILQPLYFVLPSLKRLFEVAQEDIMGMVERGMQLGLHAPLFPPKPKAA
- a CDS encoding sigma-54-dependent phenylalanine hydroxylase transcriptional regulator PhhR — protein: MRIKVHCQNRIGILRDILNLLVEYGVNVAKGEVGGEHGNAIYLYCPNLVNMQFQALRPQFEAIAGVFGVKRVGLMPSERRHMELNALLGALEFPVLSIDMGGSIVAANRAAAQLLGVRVDEVPGIPLSRYAEDFDLPELVRASKSRINGLRVKVKGDVFLADIAPLQSSEHDDSEAMAGAVLTLHRADRVGERIYNVRKQELRGFDSIFQSSRVMAAVVREARRMAPLDAPLLIEGETGTGKELLARACHLASPRGQSPLMALNCAGLPESMAETELFGYGPGAFEGARAEGKLGLLELTAGGTLFLDGVGEMSARLQVKLLRFLQDGCFRRVGSDEEVYLDVRVICATQVDLSELCARGEFRQDLYHRLNVLSLHIPPLRECLDGLPPLVEHFIDQASRLIGCPLPKLAPAAMERLSHYHWPGNVRQLENVLFQAVSLCEGGTVKAEHIRLPDYGVRQPLGDFSLEGGLEEIVGRFEKAVLESLYAEHPSSRLLGKRLGVSHTTIANKLRDYEVLKADK
- a CDS encoding flagellar basal body rod protein FlgF — translated: MDKYLYVAMTGASQNALAQKAHANNLANISTNGFQRDLEQARSMPVFGDSFPARAFALTERPGTDFSPGSMVETGRDLDVAVGGDGWIAVQTPDGGEAYVRTASMNIDALGVLRAGNGMPIMGNGGPISVPPEQKVEVGEDGTISIRAMGEGPRVMAVVDRIKLVKPDLANMTKGLDGAIHTKDGQPAVADASVKVNSGFLQSSNVNAVEEMTAVLALSKQFELHVKMMNSAKEDDQAMTRVMQMS
- the flgG gene encoding flagellar basal-body rod protein FlgG, whose translation is MLPALWVAKTGLSAQDTNLTVISNNLANVSTTGFKRDRAEFQDLLYQIKRQPGAQSTQDSELPSGLQVGTGVSIVGTQKNFTAGNLQQTGQPLDMAINGRGFFQILQPDGTTSYTRDGTFHLDSNGQVVTANGFALEPAIVVPNDAQTFTVGADGTVSITIAGNPASQVIGNLQTADFINPAGLQATGNNLFLETAASGAPQVGTPGLNGFGTTLQSTLETSNVSTVEEMVNMITTQRAYEMNSKVISTADQMLSFVTQNL
- the flgH gene encoding flagellar basal body L-ring protein FlgH, translating into MSRFVSVLALSGIAVLAGCVAPTPKPNDPYYAPVLPRTPLPAAANNGSIYQAGFEQNLYSDRKAFRVGDIITITLNERTTASKNANSQVAKNSKTGIGLTSLFGGGLNTNNPLGSGDLSLDVGYSGDRATNGSSKAGQGNSLVGSITVTVADVLPNGIIAVRGEKWMTLNTGDELVRIAGMVRADDIATDNTVPSTRIADARITYSGTGSFADASQPGWFDRFFLSPLFPF